The DNA region TGTCGGCGAGCGCGGCGCCGACGTTCGGCTGCTTGCCGAGCCTGATCAGATTGCGCGTGGTGGGGAACGGCAGCTTGAAGCGGCCGGTCTCGCCGCCCTCCAGCGCCTCGCGCGTCGACACCCAGATCGAGTCGGTCGATTCCTTGCCGTCATGGGCGCCGAGCTGCTCGGGCGGCGCGGCGGCGAGGAAGAACCAGGTGTCGAAGCGCTTCGGCATGCCTTCCGGCGTGATCCAGTGCGCATACGGCACGAGCTCGTCGAGCGCGAGCACCATGCCATTGTCCGTGAGCACCTTGAGGAAGGTGATCTTGCCTTCGTTCAACGCCGCACGATGCGCGGTCGCGATGTCGTTCGCACGCCCGGCGTCGACCAGATCCTTCGACCCCCGCGGCCGCGCCAGCAGGATGCCGCTCTCCTCGAAGGTTTCGCGGATCGCGGCGATGCGGAAACCGAGCGCGTCGCCGTCGAGCCCTTCTCCGCCCGAACAGAGCGCGGGATCGGCGGCGATCTCCTTGTCGTTCTTGTCGACGCTGCCGCCCGGAAACACCAGCGCGCCGGAATTGAACTCGATCTGGTGATGGCGGACCATCATGAAGACTTCAATTTCGGACGACGTTCCGTCACGCAGCAGCAGCACGGTCGAAGCAAGGCGCGGGGCAACGATCTCGGTCATAATTTATCCTGCTGCACTGGATTGCGGTTGCAGATTGGCGCGGCGGTCGACGCGCGCCACGCGGGAGAGCAGATAGTCGACCTCCGCCCTCGCCTGCGGCGTGATCACAGCACCGGGCTTGCGCTGGGCGCTGGAGGAGATGATGCCGCGCTTCTGCAGCACGTATTTGCGCACGGTCAGGCCGACGCCGGGCTGCTGCTCGTAGCGGATCAGCGGCAGATGCGCGTCGAACAGATCATGCGCGGCATCGCGTTTTCCGGCCTTCGACAAATTGACGACGTCGATCAGAAGCTCGGGGAAAGCATAGCCCGTCATCGCACCGTCGGCGCCGCGCTCCATCTCGAAATCGAGGAACAGGCCGCCATTGCCGACCAGGATCGACAGCGGCCGCAGCGAGCCGTCCTTCTGGAAGTTGCGCAAGGTCGAGATCTTCTCGAGGCCCGGCCAGTCCTCGTGCTTGAGCATCACGCAGGACGACGAATCCATCACGATCTTGCGGATCACCGCGGGCGTGAACACGACGGTGAGCGTCAGCGGGTAGTCCTGCAGAACCCAGGGAATATCGTCGCCGATCGCTTCCTGCGCCTGCTTGAAATAGCCTGTGATCTGGTCGTCGGTGCGCAGATGCGGCGGCGGCGCGATCATGACGCCGGCGGCGCCCGCATCCATCGACTTCTTCGCCAGCGAGCGCATCGTGGCAAAGCCGGGCGCCGAGACGCCGACGATCACCTGAAGCTTCTTGGCGCGCTTGACGAAGCGCAGCGCGACCTGCTCCGCCTCGGCGGCATCGAGCTTCGGCGCCTCGCCCAGAATGCCCAGCACCGTGACGCCGTCGCAACCGACCTCGGTGTAGAAATCGGTCAGCCGGTCGATCGATGCCTCGTCGATGCGGCCGTCGTCATGGAACGGGGTCGGCGCGATCGCAAAGGTTCCTGCGGCCTGGGCGGTGAGTTTTGTCATTTGTGCCTCATCTGTTTCCGCCCTCTATACAGCGTCATTCCCCGAGGCGCTATTGCGCATCGGGGATGCGCCACTTGGCGCAGCCCCGGAATGACGTACGGTCAGAACCGCCGCGCGCCCATCTTGATCTGCTCCTCGGAGAAGAAGATCTCCTTGGCGTGGGTGGCGATGTCCTCGGCCTTCCAGCCGGTAAAGGGCGGCTTCCAGCCCTCCATTTCCATCATCCGCATCTCGCGCACGCCGCGCGGGCCCGAGACGCCGAGGACCTTGCCGGTCTGGTCGCCCGACAAATCGCTGACCATGTAGAGCACGGCCGGCGCGATGCCGTCCGGGCCGAGCGCCGCGCCCGGGTTCTCCTTGTAGCGCGGCAGGTCCGCCGTCATGCGGGTCAGCGCGCCCGGCGCCAGAGTCCAGATCCGGATGTTGTACTTGCGGCCCTCGATCGCCAGCACGTTGGAGAGACCCCAGATGCCGCCCTTGGCAGCGCCGTAATTGGTCTGGCCGAAATTGCCGATCAGGCCCGACGTCGAGGAGGTGTTGACGATGACGCCGCCGCCATTGTCGCGCATCCATTTGAACACCGGCTGGGTGCAGCAGAAGGTGCCCTTCAGATGCACCTTCATCACCCTGTCCCAGTTGGCTTCCTTGGCCTTGTGGAAGGTCTCGTCGAGCAGGATGCCGGCGTTGTTGACCAGGATGTCGGCGCGGCCGAAATGCTTGATGGCGTCGTCGAACACCGACTGGCCGCCGGCCAAGGTCGAAATGTCGGCGCAGTTGGCGACTGCGCGGCCGCCCTCGGCCTTGATCCCGTCGACCACCTTATCGGCCATCGACTTGTCGGAGCCCGAGCCGTCGCGCGGGCCGCCGAGGTCGTTGACCACCACCGCCGCACCCTCGCGCGCAAACAGCTTCGCGTAGGCTTCACCAAGTCCGCCGCCAGCGCCCGTGATCAGCGCCACCTTGCCGTCGAGTAATCCCATGGTCGTTTCTCCGTTTTGTTCTTTCTTCTTCACCTCTCCCCGCTTGCGGGGAGAGGTCGGATCGCCCTTGCGATCCGGGTGAGGGGGTACAGGTCTCACCATGGTCACAGCTCGCGGTGAAAGCCCCTCACCCCGCCCTCTCCCCGCAAGAGTGGGGCGAGGGAGTCGACGGTCGTCGCTTCTAGCTACGCCAGCACCGTCTTGCCGCTCTTGATCACGGTGACGCCGCGCGATTTCACCTTTGCCTCGAACGACACCACATTGCCGTCCTTCCAAAGCTCCATCGTCACGGTCTCGCCGGGAAATACCGGCGAGGAGAACCGCGCCGCGTGCTGCTTGAAGGCGGACGGATCGTAATCGGCATAGGTCTGCAGCACGCCGCGGCAGGTGATGCCGTAGGTGCACATGCCGTGCAGGATCGGTCGCGGGAAGCCGGCCTTCCTGGCGAACGCGGGATCGGAGTGCAGCGGGTTGCGGTCGCCGCAGAGCCGGTAGATCAGCGCCTGGTCGGGCCGCGTCGTGATGTCGACCACCTTGTCCGGCGCGCGCTCTGGCACCTTGTGCGGCTCGGGCTGGCCGTCCGACGGGCCGCCGAAGCCGCCATCGCCGCGGGCGAAGCGCGAGGCGACCAGCGTGGCGAGCTTGTCGCCCTTCTCGTCCTTCAACACGGTCTGGTGGCGGATCACCGCGCCCTTGTCCTTGCCCTTGTCGAACACGTCGAGCACGGTCGAGTCGGCCGTGATGTGGGCCGCGGTCGCGAACGGCTTGTGGAAGGTAATGTCGCGCTCGCCGTCGACCACCATCACGCGGTTGAGATTCATCTCGCCGGGACCGGCGCCCCAGGCCGCGACCGACGCAAACGTCGGCACTACCTTGAGCGGGCGCGGCGTCAGCACGCCCTCATTGACGAAAGCGAGCTCGTTCTCGTCCATCGGATCTGCGCCGAGACCGATGCCATAGGCATAGAGCATCACGTCGCGATCGCTGTAGCTGTATTTCTGGCCGAGGTTCTTCAGGGCCATCAGCTGTTCGTACACGATTGGCATTGTTGTTCTCTCCCCGAACCGTTGTTTCTTCGGCGCTGCCCGTTATTGCGCCCTCTCCCCTTGCGGGAGAGGGCTGCACCGGTCACGCAACAAACTCACTTGGGAGAGGGGTTGCCTCCGCGGAACGACTTTGTTCGTGGAGAGACACCCCTCTTCCGGCAGCCTACGGCTGCCACCTTCCCCCGCAAGGGGGGAAGGTACTTCTTAGGCCGGCGTGAAGAACGGCAGCGGGGCCCCGTCGGTCGGCTTCCACACCACCTTGACTTTCTGGCCGATCTTCACCTGCTCCAGATCGCAATCGACGATGTTGGTCTGCAGCGACGGACCTTCCTTCAGCGTCACATAGGCGATCGCATACGGACCGGTCGGCGATTTCCGCATCAGGCTGTAGGTGTACACCGTGGCCTCGCCGCTCGACTCTTCCCACACCGTCTTGTCGGAGAAGCAGAACGGGCAGATCGCGCGCGGGAAGTAATGCGCCTCGCCGCAGGTGGTGCAGCGCTTGATCATGAACTTGCCCGCCTTCGCCGCTTCCCAGAACGGCGCGGTCTCCGGATTGGTCACCGGGGCATTGTACTTCTTGGCTTCAGACATCACGCACGCTCCAGAATGCAGGTAGAGGCGGCGTGGCGAACGCCGAGCAGACCGCCGGTGCCGTGGGCGATCGCGAGGTCGCAGTTCTGCACCTGCACCTTCGGATGCGCCTCGCCGCGCAGCTGGCGCACCGCCTCGAGGATTTTCGTCATGCCGCCGCGGTTGACGGGATGGTTGCTGCACAGGCCGCCGCCATCGGTGTTGAACGGCAGCTTGCCGACGCCGGAGATCAAATTGCCGTCGGCGACAAACTTGCCGCCCTCGCCCTTCTTGCAGAAGCCGAGGTCTTCGAGCTGCATCAGCACCGTGATGGTGAAGCTGTCATAGATCGAGGCGTATTTGATGTCCTTCGGCGTCACGCCCGCTTCCTCGAAAGCACGCGGGCCGGACCACACGCCGGCGGAATAGGTCAGATCGAGATCCTTGCCGCCGCGCGGGCCCTTCATCGCCTCGCCATGACCGATCAGGCGCACCAGCGGCTTCTTCAGGCTCTTGGCGATCTCCGGCGTCGTGACGATCATCGCGCCGCCGCCGTCGGTGACGACGCAGCAGTCCATCCGGTGCAGCGGGTCGGAGATCATCGGCGAGTTCAGCACGTCCTCGACGGTGACGACCTCCTTCAGCATCGCATGCGGATTGTATTGCGCGTGATGCGAGGCCGCGACCTTGATCCAGGCGAGCTGCTCGGAGGTGGTGCCGTAGTCGTGCATATGGCGCATGGCACACATGCCATAGGCATTGTGCGTGGTAGCCCCGTAAGCCAATTCGAAATCGGCCTCGGCGCCGGAGGCGCGCGGCGGCATCGGGCCGGTGCGCGGCTTGCCTGCGAGGGTAACCAGCGCAACCGAGCACTTGCCCGCGGCGATCGCCTCAGCGGCATGGCCGAGATGGATCAGATAGGAACAGCCACCGGTCTCGGTGGAGTCGACATGACGCAGCTTCTTGGTGTTGAGGCCGAGGTAATCGACCATCGGCCACAGCCCGCCCGGCGCATCGCCGGCGCAGAAATAGCCATCGATGTCGTCCTTGGTGAGCCCGGCATCCTCGATCGCGCCCTTGGCGACCTCGGCGTGCAGCTGTGCTGTTGATTTATCGGGTGCATGCCGGGTGGGATGCTCGTAGATCCCGGCAATGTAGGCCTTGCCCTTGATGGTCAAATCGCTCTCCGCTGGCGTTTCTCGCTCCAGCGTTTTTCTGAACCGACGGCGCGACCTTGGCAAGCGCGGAAATATTCCGTCAGGCGAGACTGCGACGAGCGCACAATATGCGCGCCCCAAAACGGATGTCGTCCCGGCCTAGTGCGCAATTGCGCACGGGGCCGGGACACATAACCACAGGGCTGCTTTGCGAGATAAGGCTGTGGCCCAGCATCGCGCAACAATGAACTGCGGTGGTTATGGGTCCCGGGTCGCGCTTCGCTTGCCCGGGACGACACTGAATATGCAGCTAGACCTACTCCGCCGCCATCTGCCGCGGCGCGGGCGGCGGGTTGGCGAGGTCGGCGGCGAGTTGCGCGTAGCGAACCTTTGCCTCCTTGATCGCCTTGTCCTTCACCGGGCCGTAGCCGCGGATGCGGTCGGGCAGCGACAGCAGTTCGACCGCGATGTCGTGATTGAGTGGCGACAGCAGATTCAACACCGTCGCGACATCCTTTTCGTAGCCCGCGATCAGGTCGCGCTCGAGCTTGCGGTCGGCGTTGTAGCCGAAGATGTCGAGCGGCGTGCCGCGCAGGAAGCGGAATCGCGCCATCACCTTGAACGCGGACATCATCCACGAACCGAAGGCGCGCTTCTTCGGACGGCCCTGCGCATCGAGCCCGCCGCCGAGGATCGGCGGGGCGAGATTGAAGTTGAACTTGAAGTCGCCCTCGAACTGATCGCGCAGCTGCTTCTCGAAGCGGCCGTCGGTGAACAGCCGCGCCACCTCATACTCGTCCTTGTAGGCCAGCAGCTTGGCATAGTTGATCGCCACCGCGCGCGGCAGCGCCTCGCCATAGCCACCCTTGGTGGCGGTCTCGCGGACTTGGTCGACCAGCTTGCGGTAGCGCTTTGCCAGACGCGCGTTCTGATAGCCGGTCAGAAGGTCCATGCGATGGATGATGATCTCGTCGAGCGACATCGCATCCAGCGACTTGACCGGCGCGACGTCATCCTGCCCCTTCATCATCGCGGCGAGCCGCGCCGGATCGGCCGCGGCCAGACGTCCGAGCTGGAACGCCTGCGTGTTCATCTTGATCGAGACGCCGTTGACCTCGATCGCCTGCTGGATCGATTCCGCCGACAGCGGCAGCAGCCCGCGTTGATAGGCAAAGCCCATCATCATGATGTTGGTGGCGATGGAGTCGCCGAGCAGCGCCTCGGCCGGCTTGGTGAAGTCGAAGAAGGCGGAGTCCTTGCGCAGCTCGGTCTCCAGCACGCTGTTGACCTTGCGGCTCTGGAAATTGAAGTCGCGGTTGAGGATGAAATCCGCGGTCGGGATGATGTGGCTGTTGATGATGCCGACCGTGCGGCTCGGCTCGCACAGCGTGATCGTTTCCTTCGAGACCGCCACGACCTCATCGGCCGCGAGCACGAGATCGGCCGTGCCGGTCACGATGCGCGAGCAAGTCACGTCGGCGGTGTGCTTGGAGAGCCGGACATGGCTCAACACCGCGCCGCCCTTCTGCGCGAGGCCGGACATGTCGAGGATCATCGAGGCCTTGCCTTCGATATGCGCGGCCATGCCGAGCAGCGCGCCGATCGTCAGCACGCCGGTGCCGCCGACGCCGCCGACCGCGATGTTGTAGGGCCGGTCGAGCGCGGGCTTCGAGGCCGGCTCCGGCAAGGCGCCGATATCGCCGAGCTCGGTCGGCGCGCGCCGCTTCAGGGTGCCGCCGTCGACCGTGACGAAGGACGGGCAGAAGCCCTTCACGCAGGAATAGTCCTTGTTGCAGGTCGACTGGTTGATGGTGCGCTTGCGCCCCAATTCGGTCTCGAGCGGCTCGACCGAGATACAGTTCGACTGCACCGAGCAGTCGCCGCAGCCTTCACAGACGGCAGGATTGATCAGCACGCGGCGCGCCGGATCTTCCATCAGGCCGCGCTTGCGGCGACGGCGCTTTTCCGCGGCGCAGGTCTGCACGAACACGATCGCCGAGGTGCCCTTGGTGTCGCGGCACATCTTCTGGACGTTCTCGAGCTCGTCGCGATGGAACAGCTTGACGCCAGGCGCAATCGTGTCGGCCGGATAGGAACCCGGGTTTTCCGAGACCAGGTAGATCTCGCGAATGCCTTCGGCGTGCAGCTGGAAGGTGATCTTCTGCGGCGACAGGTCGCCGTCGTGGTGCTGGCCGCCGGTCATGGCGACGGCGTCGTTGTAGAGGATCTTATAGGTGATGTTGGCCTTGGAGGCGATCGACTGGCGGATCGCAAGAATGCCGGAGTGGAAGTAAGTCCCGTCGCCGAGATTGGCGAAGATGTGGTTCTCGTTGGTGAACGGCGCGATGCCGACCCACGGCACGCCCTCGCCGCCCATGTGGGTAAAGGTCTCGGTCGAGCGGTTCATCCACAGCGCCATGAAGTGGCAGCCGATGCCGCCAAGCGCGCGGCTGCCTTCCGGCACCTTGGTCGAGGTGTTGTGCGGGCAGCCCGAGCAGAAGTACGGGGTGCGGCTGACGGGTGCGGTCGCCTGCATCTGCGACGACTGGCGGCCGTTGAACCAGTCAGCCTTGGCGCGCAGCATCTCGGCGATTTCAGGATTGAGATTAAGTCGAAGCAGCCGTTCGGTGAGCGAGCTCGCAAGCGAGGCTACGCTGAGCTCGGCGGCAAAGGTCAGGAACCGCTTGTCGTGATCGTCCATCTTGCCGACGATGCGCGGGCGCACGTCGTCGCGCCAGTTGAACAGCTCCTGCTTGACCTGGTTCTCGACGATCTCGCGGCGCTCCTCGACGATAAAAATCTCCTCGAGGCCGACCGCGAAGTTGCGCACGCCTTCCGGCTCCAGCGGCCAGGGCATGCCGATCTTGTAGAGGCGGATGCCAATCTTCGCGGCGATCTCGGGCGTGATGCCGAGCTCGCGCAGCGCCTGGCGGATGTCCTCATAGCTCTTGCCCGAGGCCATGATGCCGTAGCGCGCGTTCGGCGAATCCATGGTGATGCGGTTGACCTTGTTGGCGCGCGCAAAGGCGATCGCGGCAAAGCCCTTGTAATCCTGCAGCCGGCGGTCCTGCTCGAACCGGTCGTCGGGCCAGCGGATGTTCAGGCCGCCCGGCGGCAGCTCGAAATCGGCAGGAATGATGAACGGCGTCATCTCGTCGGTGAGGTCGATCTCGGCCGTGGTCTCGACCGTCTCGGTGATCACTTTCATACCGACCCAGCAGCCCGAGTAGCGCGACATCGCGATGCCCAGCAGGCCCATCTCGATCATTTCGTGGATGCTGGAGGGGTAGAGGTAGGGCATCAGCGCGGAGATGAAGGCGTGGTCGGACTGATGCGGGACGGTGGAGGATTTTGCGCCGTGATCGTCGCCGGCAAGGCAGAGCACGCCGCCATGCTTGGCGGAGCCCGCTGCATTGCCGTGGCGGAAGACGTCGCCGCAGCGGTCGACGCCGGGGCCCTTGCCGTACCAGATGCCGACCGCGCCATCATATTTGGCGCCGGGCGACAAAGCGAGCTGCTGCGAGCCCCAGATCGCGGTGGCCGCCAGGTCTTCGTTCACGCCGGGCTGGAATTTGATGTTGTATTGTTCGAGATGCTTGCGGGCGGCGAACAGCTGCTGGTCGTAACCGCCGAGGGGGGAACCGCGATAGCCGGAGATGAAGCCTGCCGTGTTGAGGCCTGCGGCGCGGTCGCGTCTGATCTGCGCCATGGGCAGGCGGACCAGCGCCTGGATGCCGGTCATGAAGACGTGACCGGTGCCCTGGGTGTATTTCTGGTCGAGGCTGATAGGCCCTTGGTTGATTCCCATTTAGCCCTCTTTGCGCTGGTCGCGACGCCTGCTTTTTAGCTAGTCATCCGAACTTGTTAGAACCAGTCTATGTCGGATTTTCGGGGCCGCGCAGCACAATTCTGGGCGACGACGCCGGTCGCCCAAAAATCGCAACTTAGTGCCGGGAATATCGGAGCGCCGTTTCGGTTTCTGTCGCAGGACAGGCCCGCGGCGAAATGGCGTAACGCGTCTTGTGGACCGGAAGGTGAATGGATGCGGCGACGACGTCGAACGACCGGTGCGATTCTGGTCCCCCTGCTGTTGTGCAGTGCGTTCGCGGCCCGCGAATGCACCGCCGCACCAACCGACGACGTCATCGCCCGCGGCAAGGCGCTCACGATCGCCGGCGACTGCGCAAGCTGCCACACGGTCGATCCGGCGAAGCCGTTCGCCGGCGGC from Bradyrhizobium sp. B124 includes:
- a CDS encoding NUDIX hydrolase, whose product is MTEIVAPRLASTVLLLRDGTSSEIEVFMMVRHHQIEFNSGALVFPGGSVDKNDKEIAADPALCSGGEGLDGDALGFRIAAIRETFEESGILLARPRGSKDLVDAGRANDIATAHRAALNEGKITFLKVLTDNGMVLALDELVPYAHWITPEGMPKRFDTWFFLAAAPPEQLGAHDGKESTDSIWVSTREALEGGETGRFKLPFPTTRNLIRLGKQPNVGAALADSKGKSIVAVMPVMTKTANGRQLRIPKEAGYDGEVFDVGAMG
- a CDS encoding dihydrodipicolinate synthase family protein is translated as MTKLTAQAAGTFAIAPTPFHDDGRIDEASIDRLTDFYTEVGCDGVTVLGILGEAPKLDAAEAEQVALRFVKRAKKLQVIVGVSAPGFATMRSLAKKSMDAGAAGVMIAPPPHLRTDDQITGYFKQAQEAIGDDIPWVLQDYPLTLTVVFTPAVIRKIVMDSSSCVMLKHEDWPGLEKISTLRNFQKDGSLRPLSILVGNGGLFLDFEMERGADGAMTGYAFPELLIDVVNLSKAGKRDAAHDLFDAHLPLIRYEQQPGVGLTVRKYVLQKRGIISSSAQRKPGAVITPQARAEVDYLLSRVARVDRRANLQPQSSAAG
- a CDS encoding SDR family oxidoreductase, giving the protein MGLLDGKVALITGAGGGLGEAYAKLFAREGAAVVVNDLGGPRDGSGSDKSMADKVVDGIKAEGGRAVANCADISTLAGGQSVFDDAIKHFGRADILVNNAGILLDETFHKAKEANWDRVMKVHLKGTFCCTQPVFKWMRDNGGGVIVNTSSTSGLIGNFGQTNYGAAKGGIWGLSNVLAIEGRKYNIRIWTLAPGALTRMTADLPRYKENPGAALGPDGIAPAVLYMVSDLSGDQTGKVLGVSGPRGVREMRMMEMEGWKPPFTGWKAEDIATHAKEIFFSEEQIKMGARRF
- a CDS encoding MaoC family dehydratase, which gives rise to MPIVYEQLMALKNLGQKYSYSDRDVMLYAYGIGLGADPMDENELAFVNEGVLTPRPLKVVPTFASVAAWGAGPGEMNLNRVMVVDGERDITFHKPFATAAHITADSTVLDVFDKGKDKGAVIRHQTVLKDEKGDKLATLVASRFARGDGGFGGPSDGQPEPHKVPERAPDKVVDITTRPDQALIYRLCGDRNPLHSDPAFARKAGFPRPILHGMCTYGITCRGVLQTYADYDPSAFKQHAARFSSPVFPGETVTMELWKDGNVVSFEAKVKSRGVTVIKSGKTVLA
- a CDS encoding Zn-ribbon domain-containing OB-fold protein, producing the protein MSEAKKYNAPVTNPETAPFWEAAKAGKFMIKRCTTCGEAHYFPRAICPFCFSDKTVWEESSGEATVYTYSLMRKSPTGPYAIAYVTLKEGPSLQTNIVDCDLEQVKIGQKVKVVWKPTDGAPLPFFTPA
- a CDS encoding thiolase domain-containing protein encodes the protein MTIKGKAYIAGIYEHPTRHAPDKSTAQLHAEVAKGAIEDAGLTKDDIDGYFCAGDAPGGLWPMVDYLGLNTKKLRHVDSTETGGCSYLIHLGHAAEAIAAGKCSVALVTLAGKPRTGPMPPRASGAEADFELAYGATTHNAYGMCAMRHMHDYGTTSEQLAWIKVAASHHAQYNPHAMLKEVVTVEDVLNSPMISDPLHRMDCCVVTDGGGAMIVTTPEIAKSLKKPLVRLIGHGEAMKGPRGGKDLDLTYSAGVWSGPRAFEEAGVTPKDIKYASIYDSFTITVLMQLEDLGFCKKGEGGKFVADGNLISGVGKLPFNTDGGGLCSNHPVNRGGMTKILEAVRQLRGEAHPKVQVQNCDLAIAHGTGGLLGVRHAASTCILERA
- a CDS encoding indolepyruvate ferredoxin oxidoreductase family protein, with the translated sequence MGINQGPISLDQKYTQGTGHVFMTGIQALVRLPMAQIRRDRAAGLNTAGFISGYRGSPLGGYDQQLFAARKHLEQYNIKFQPGVNEDLAATAIWGSQQLALSPGAKYDGAVGIWYGKGPGVDRCGDVFRHGNAAGSAKHGGVLCLAGDDHGAKSSTVPHQSDHAFISALMPYLYPSSIHEMIEMGLLGIAMSRYSGCWVGMKVITETVETTAEIDLTDEMTPFIIPADFELPPGGLNIRWPDDRFEQDRRLQDYKGFAAIAFARANKVNRITMDSPNARYGIMASGKSYEDIRQALRELGITPEIAAKIGIRLYKIGMPWPLEPEGVRNFAVGLEEIFIVEERREIVENQVKQELFNWRDDVRPRIVGKMDDHDKRFLTFAAELSVASLASSLTERLLRLNLNPEIAEMLRAKADWFNGRQSSQMQATAPVSRTPYFCSGCPHNTSTKVPEGSRALGGIGCHFMALWMNRSTETFTHMGGEGVPWVGIAPFTNENHIFANLGDGTYFHSGILAIRQSIASKANITYKILYNDAVAMTGGQHHDGDLSPQKITFQLHAEGIREIYLVSENPGSYPADTIAPGVKLFHRDELENVQKMCRDTKGTSAIVFVQTCAAEKRRRRKRGLMEDPARRVLINPAVCEGCGDCSVQSNCISVEPLETELGRKRTINQSTCNKDYSCVKGFCPSFVTVDGGTLKRRAPTELGDIGALPEPASKPALDRPYNIAVGGVGGTGVLTIGALLGMAAHIEGKASMILDMSGLAQKGGAVLSHVRLSKHTADVTCSRIVTGTADLVLAADEVVAVSKETITLCEPSRTVGIINSHIIPTADFILNRDFNFQSRKVNSVLETELRKDSAFFDFTKPAEALLGDSIATNIMMMGFAYQRGLLPLSAESIQQAIEVNGVSIKMNTQAFQLGRLAAADPARLAAMMKGQDDVAPVKSLDAMSLDEIIIHRMDLLTGYQNARLAKRYRKLVDQVRETATKGGYGEALPRAVAINYAKLLAYKDEYEVARLFTDGRFEKQLRDQFEGDFKFNFNLAPPILGGGLDAQGRPKKRAFGSWMMSAFKVMARFRFLRGTPLDIFGYNADRKLERDLIAGYEKDVATVLNLLSPLNHDIAVELLSLPDRIRGYGPVKDKAIKEAKVRYAQLAADLANPPPAPRQMAAE